The Cylindrospermopsis curvispora GIHE-G1 genome contains a region encoding:
- a CDS encoding cobalamin-binding protein, producing MEKDIRIVSLSPSATEIVATLGLQNAIVGRSHECDYPPEIAGVPICTEARLNGNGNSSTIHDEVSKILQSALGIYKIKLDVLEKLKPTHIITQAQCNVCAVTLSDVEKAVKELTHLSPDIISLQPTTLGDVWGDIERVGQTFGVNSIKILENLEARVKICNRRIGGLSLGEMPTVACIEWTDPVMTAANWIPELVDLAGGKILFTVMGKPSTRINWETLVATNPDVIIFMPCGFNLERTQQEAKLLTQHPDWGKLHAVKTGRVFVTDGNAYFNRPGPRLVDSVEILAEILHPDIFEYGYQGTGWELAN from the coding sequence ATGGAAAAAGATATCAGAATTGTGTCTTTAAGTCCCAGCGCTACTGAAATAGTAGCTACCCTGGGACTCCAAAATGCCATTGTTGGTCGCTCCCATGAGTGTGACTATCCCCCAGAAATAGCTGGTGTACCTATTTGTACCGAAGCCCGATTAAATGGTAATGGCAACAGTAGTACTATTCACGATGAGGTAAGTAAAATTCTTCAGTCTGCTCTGGGCATTTATAAGATTAAATTAGATGTTCTAGAAAAATTAAAACCTACTCATATTATTACTCAAGCTCAATGCAATGTTTGTGCGGTTACTTTGTCAGATGTGGAAAAAGCTGTGAAGGAACTTACCCATCTTTCACCTGACATTATTTCTTTACAACCTACCACCTTAGGAGATGTATGGGGTGATATTGAAAGAGTGGGTCAAACTTTTGGAGTGAATTCAATAAAAATACTAGAAAATTTAGAAGCAAGGGTAAAAATTTGCAATAGAAGAATAGGTGGACTTTCCCTGGGAGAAATGCCGACAGTTGCTTGTATTGAGTGGACTGACCCAGTGATGACTGCGGCAAATTGGATACCTGAGTTGGTAGATTTGGCGGGAGGAAAAATCTTGTTTACCGTTATGGGTAAACCCTCTACCCGCATTAACTGGGAAACTCTAGTTGCAACTAATCCAGATGTAATTATTTTTATGCCCTGTGGCTTTAATTTGGAAAGGACTCAACAGGAGGCTAAGTTATTGACTCAACATCCAGACTGGGGGAAACTCCATGCTGTCAAGACTGGAAGAGTATTTGTCACAGATGGCAATGCCTATTTTAATCGACCAGGACCACGCTTGGTTGATTCTGTAGAGATTTTGGCGGAAATCCTACACCCGGATATTTTTGAATATGGTTATCAGGGTACTGGGTGGGAACTGGCCAATTAA
- a CDS encoding ROK family protein has product MGLVIGIDLGGTSIKSGVFDRNGKRLQSITLQTPKPATPEAVLSTMLEGINSLIKQNDRILALGVGTPGPVDAAGRVAKVAINLEGWDNVPLAEWLENRTGIPTILANDANCAGLGEAWLGAGRDFENLILLTLGTGVGGAIILDGKLFVGHQGAAGELGLITLNPHGPLCNSGNQGSLEQYTSIGAISRRTGKDPAILGELAKQGDIQSLTFWQEYGKDLGIGLTSLIYVLTPQAIIIGGGISASFEYFLPAMQQEIENRVLPSSRVGLQILKAQLGNSAGMAGAAKLAWNK; this is encoded by the coding sequence ATGGGACTGGTAATTGGTATTGATCTGGGTGGAACATCCATAAAATCAGGCGTATTTGACCGTAATGGTAAACGCTTACAAAGCATAACATTACAGACTCCTAAACCAGCGACTCCAGAAGCTGTATTATCTACAATGTTAGAGGGGATAAATTCCCTGATTAAGCAAAATGATAGAATCCTAGCCCTAGGGGTAGGAACTCCAGGCCCCGTGGATGCAGCGGGGAGAGTTGCCAAAGTGGCCATCAACCTTGAGGGGTGGGACAATGTACCCTTAGCGGAATGGTTAGAAAACCGTACGGGAATACCCACAATTCTTGCCAATGATGCCAACTGTGCAGGGTTAGGAGAAGCATGGTTGGGTGCAGGGCGTGATTTTGAAAACTTGATCTTGTTGACCTTGGGAACCGGTGTGGGTGGAGCCATTATTTTGGATGGTAAACTATTTGTTGGTCATCAAGGTGCAGCAGGGGAACTAGGACTAATTACTCTTAATCCCCATGGGCCATTATGTAATAGCGGTAATCAAGGTTCTTTAGAACAATACACCTCCATTGGTGCTATTTCTCGTCGCACAGGAAAGGACCCAGCTATACTGGGGGAATTAGCCAAACAAGGTGATATTCAGTCCTTGACTTTTTGGCAAGAATATGGTAAAGACTTGGGCATTGGTTTAACCAGTTTAATATATGTACTTACCCCCCAAGCAATTATTATTGGTGGTGGTATTAGTGCTAGTTTTGAGTATTTTTTACCAGCAATGCAACAGGAAATTGAAAACCGGGTTTTACCAAGTTCTCGTGTAGGTTTACAAATTTTAAAAGCACAATTGGGTAATAGTGCAGGTATGGCAGGTGCAGCAAAATTAGCTTGGAATAAGTAA
- a CDS encoding TonB-dependent receptor plug domain-containing protein, with translation MKSRFVLFPVFLLNLLVVFPASVGGKAHALEIDGNPPGAIASEFSITSSSLPTEQDDSDISVDVIGEKDVLPESTPIYIIDKEEIQKQGGTNVAEVLKRVPGFTINNVGHGADIHTGTYYRGASIDQSVFLINGRPINTNISTYHGATDLNSIPVESIERIELYSGGAASLYGSTAFGGVVNIITKEGSSKPKLTGTVEFGSLNFNNQQLSYSGSGDRVKYNLSFERFFIDNRYPVPEGAANRNPADGFLFNADTGVSTYFGRVSLDVNPKNSLNLDVKSIASRRGLVYFGFPLQRDRLDHDAINVGLSWKTRLAQNNDSNLTTTVGYNQDYFSTYGPTGAGGIFNRTGILDTKQITARVDHEWKLSLNNQLRWGLDLKNTDLKGDVISTNPALAAKNEKEDRSVLNTALFAVNTWKITDDFSVDLGLRQNIDSKFGSYLNPSVGLKYAINPVVAVRGSWGGAQRNPGLDQLYVFDTVHNWDPNPDLKPETGSTWTAGFDFNISRNFLAQLTYFGSSLDNRLSLAPRPAPNPPQWDNVGLVNTNGLEGVLQYRFAPKWSSFVNYTYTDAQIKTGTEKGRQLGLIPYSLLQSGVGYENKGWGANLYLTYNSGTRRALFTNNNAGQQATDFAPSFVNLDLSGRIPMGKNVGLTFYLENLLGEQYEKVNRIYSPGFTFRVGVNANI, from the coding sequence ATGAAAAGTAGGTTTGTTTTATTCCCGGTTTTTTTATTGAATCTGTTGGTGGTTTTTCCTGCTTCTGTAGGTGGTAAGGCCCATGCTTTAGAAATAGATGGGAACCCGCCCGGAGCGATCGCCAGTGAATTTTCCATCACAAGTAGTAGTTTACCAACGGAGCAAGATGATTCAGATATTTCCGTAGATGTAATAGGAGAAAAAGACGTTCTACCGGAATCTACTCCCATATATATCATTGACAAAGAAGAGATTCAAAAGCAAGGTGGGACAAATGTAGCTGAGGTTTTAAAAAGAGTGCCCGGTTTTACTATTAATAATGTAGGACATGGAGCGGATATTCACACCGGTACATACTATAGAGGTGCTTCCATTGATCAATCTGTATTTTTAATTAATGGCAGACCAATTAACACTAATATTAGTACCTATCATGGAGCCACAGATTTAAATAGTATTCCCGTGGAATCTATTGAAAGAATTGAATTATATAGTGGCGGTGCTGCTTCTTTGTATGGTTCCACTGCTTTTGGTGGCGTGGTTAACATCATCACTAAAGAAGGCTCTTCCAAGCCAAAACTTACTGGTACTGTAGAATTTGGCTCTTTAAATTTTAATAATCAACAGTTGAGTTATTCCGGTTCTGGTGACAGGGTAAAATACAATTTGAGTTTTGAAAGATTCTTCATAGACAACCGTTATCCCGTACCCGAAGGAGCAGCTAATCGCAATCCTGCTGATGGTTTTTTATTCAATGCTGATACAGGGGTCAGTACCTATTTTGGTCGTGTGAGTTTAGATGTCAACCCCAAAAATTCTTTGAATTTAGATGTGAAGAGTATTGCCAGTCGTCGGGGTTTAGTTTACTTTGGATTTCCCCTGCAAAGGGATAGATTAGACCATGATGCTATAAATGTGGGATTATCCTGGAAAACTCGATTAGCTCAAAACAATGATTCTAATCTCACCACCACCGTTGGCTATAACCAGGATTATTTTAGTACCTATGGACCAACAGGTGCAGGTGGAATATTCAATCGCACAGGAATCCTAGATACTAAACAAATTACTGCTAGGGTAGATCATGAGTGGAAACTGAGTCTCAATAATCAATTACGTTGGGGGTTAGATTTAAAAAATACTGATTTAAAGGGAGATGTTATTAGTACCAACCCAGCACTTGCTGCCAAAAATGAGAAGGAAGATAGAAGTGTTCTCAACACAGCTTTATTTGCAGTCAATACTTGGAAGATTACCGATGATTTTTCAGTTGATTTGGGTTTAAGACAAAATATTGACAGCAAATTTGGCAGTTATTTAAATCCTAGTGTGGGTTTAAAGTATGCGATTAATCCCGTAGTTGCAGTGCGAGGAAGTTGGGGGGGAGCCCAACGGAATCCGGGGTTAGACCAGTTATATGTTTTTGACACAGTCCATAACTGGGATCCTAATCCTGACTTAAAACCAGAAACTGGTTCCACTTGGACCGCAGGGTTTGATTTTAATATATCTAGGAATTTCTTGGCCCAGTTAACCTATTTTGGTAGTAGTCTGGATAATCGCTTGTCTCTTGCTCCTCGTCCCGCTCCCAATCCACCTCAATGGGACAATGTGGGATTGGTAAATACCAATGGTTTAGAAGGAGTTTTACAATATAGGTTTGCTCCTAAGTGGTCTAGTTTTGTCAATTATACTTACACTGATGCCCAAATTAAAACAGGAACAGAAAAGGGAAGACAGTTAGGTTTGATTCCTTATTCTTTATTACAAAGTGGTGTGGGTTATGAAAACAAAGGTTGGGGGGCTAATTTATATTTGACTTATAATAGCGGTACTCGTCGTGCTTTGTTTACTAATAATAATGCTGGTCAGCAAGCTACAGACTTTGCTCCTAGTTTTGTTAATTTAGATTTGAGTGGTCGCATTCCCATGGGTAAAAATGTGGGACTGACTTTTTACCTAGAAAATCTCTTGGGTGAACAGTATGAAAAGGTAAATCGTATCTACAGTCCTGGTTTTACTTTTAGAGTGGGTGTCAATGCTAATATTTAA
- the truB gene encoding tRNA pseudouridine(55) synthase TruB, whose protein sequence is MEGFLNLNKPDNWTSHDCVARVRKLLRLKRVGHAGTLDPAATGVLPIALGRATRLLQFLPSNKAYQATVRFGIRTTTDDLQGEVLTCEPCPHLNLTDIEREIGQFTGLIQQIPPSYSAIQVDGKRLYDLARQGEIFQAPTRTVQVFKIDILGWRTGDFPELDLVICCGTGTYIRAIARDLGVVLKTGATLAKLTRTESSGFDLENSLSFLDIENQLQSQTFKPIAPDTPLENLSFINLEETIAKKWCQGQKVPVEVSLMDLVRVYGQHNNFLGIGKIENEILIPQMVFEPV, encoded by the coding sequence GTGGAAGGATTTCTCAATTTAAACAAACCTGATAACTGGACCTCTCATGACTGCGTAGCTAGGGTGAGAAAATTGCTGCGGTTAAAACGGGTAGGACATGCAGGAACTCTAGACCCAGCAGCTACCGGAGTATTACCCATTGCTCTTGGTAGGGCTACAAGACTGTTGCAATTTTTACCCAGCAATAAAGCATATCAAGCTACGGTCCGCTTTGGGATCAGAACCACCACAGATGATTTACAAGGGGAAGTACTTACTTGTGAACCTTGTCCCCATTTAAATTTAACTGACATAGAAAGGGAAATTGGGCAATTTACCGGGTTAATTCAACAGATACCTCCCAGTTATAGCGCTATCCAAGTGGATGGTAAACGATTGTATGATTTGGCACGACAGGGAGAAATCTTCCAAGCGCCAACGAGAACTGTACAAGTATTCAAAATAGATATTCTGGGTTGGCGTACTGGTGATTTTCCTGAATTGGATTTAGTTATATGCTGCGGTACAGGTACTTATATTCGTGCGATCGCCCGGGATTTAGGGGTAGTGTTAAAAACAGGCGCGACTCTGGCTAAATTGACTAGAACTGAAAGTAGTGGTTTTGATTTAGAAAACAGTTTGAGTTTTTTAGACATAGAAAACCAATTACAGTCCCAGACATTTAAACCTATTGCTCCGGATACACCATTAGAAAACTTGTCATTTATCAACCTGGAGGAAACAATTGCCAAAAAATGGTGTCAAGGACAAAAAGTGCCAGTAGAAGTTAGTTTAATGGATTTAGTTAGGGTTTACGGACAGCATAACAACTTTTTGGGAATTGGTAAAATAGAAAATGAGATTCTCATACCTCAAATGGTGTTTGAACCAGTATAA
- a CDS encoding alpha/beta hydrolase, with protein sequence MLVPTFSIGTSATAAEKIYVNYSILEIPIPVLSLEKYTKTGVLDDDLSVYQNSLQQLQDLKQILSIKIRIDPATTKQFLHTLPGEFILHRLAKLISNKSGESTSQIENLRTAIVAASAQPEGLTLLNLVKNYPGYSVNIDLDHGLYVAKNLERLINQTNQAIAIIQEQSKKEAANIPQGNLSVLPDLQNQGNFIVKKSVKNFFDTSRNRQLLTDIYIPESNNFHQSIPVIIISHGLGLDSSNFRYLAKHLASHGLAVVVPNHPDVLLKKINLTKLEEAKELIDRPLDIKYILDELEKIDQVHTLFHGKLNLQQVGVFGQSLGGYTALALAGAKINFQQLKKDCTPNVLGETWNMSLLLQCRALELPNNFLTEQQVKLKLKLYGDLNTNLKTNLKPNLTLNLRDDRIKAVIAVNPLISSIFGEDGLNEIATPVMLISSSQDAVSPALYEQILPFSWLNKVNKFLVMLVGGTHFSSIGNSEPGSEQILLPRELTGDTDQAHTYINTLSLPFFQSYVWGRPQYLPYLNAAYAQKISRQSLGLTLIRFLKTPQLLPVFKE encoded by the coding sequence ATGCTAGTACCAACTTTTAGCATTGGTACTTCCGCTACAGCAGCAGAAAAAATATATGTTAATTATTCCATTTTAGAAATTCCCATTCCGGTTCTCAGTTTGGAAAAATATACCAAAACAGGAGTGCTAGATGATGATTTATCAGTTTATCAAAACTCCCTCCAGCAGTTACAAGATTTAAAACAAATACTCTCCATAAAAATACGTATTGATCCTGCCACCACTAAACAGTTTCTCCATACCTTACCAGGGGAGTTTATATTACATAGATTGGCAAAACTAATTAGTAATAAATCTGGGGAATCAACATCACAAATTGAAAATTTACGCACTGCTATAGTTGCTGCATCAGCACAACCAGAAGGCTTAACATTATTAAACTTAGTGAAAAATTATCCTGGTTATAGTGTGAATATAGACCTAGACCATGGTTTATATGTAGCTAAGAATTTAGAGCGGTTAATTAATCAAACAAATCAGGCGATCGCCATTATACAAGAGCAATCAAAAAAAGAAGCTGCTAATATTCCCCAAGGGAATTTATCCGTTTTACCAGATTTGCAAAATCAAGGTAATTTCATAGTTAAAAAATCTGTCAAGAATTTTTTTGATACTAGTCGCAATCGGCAATTATTAACAGATATTTATATTCCAGAAAGTAATAATTTTCATCAGTCGATTCCAGTGATAATTATTTCCCATGGATTAGGTTTAGATAGTAGTAATTTTCGCTATTTAGCCAAACATCTAGCTTCTCATGGATTAGCTGTGGTTGTTCCCAATCATCCTGACGTGCTGCTCAAAAAAATTAATCTCACTAAATTAGAAGAAGCAAAGGAGCTGATTGATAGACCCCTTGATATAAAATATATCTTAGATGAACTAGAAAAAATTGACCAGGTCCATACACTATTCCACGGTAAATTAAATCTGCAACAGGTGGGAGTATTTGGACAATCTCTGGGGGGTTATACCGCCCTAGCATTAGCAGGAGCAAAAATTAACTTTCAGCAACTAAAAAAAGATTGTACTCCCAATGTACTAGGGGAAACCTGGAACATGTCCTTACTACTTCAATGTCGGGCCCTAGAATTGCCCAATAATTTCTTGACTGAACAACAAGTTAAGTTAAAATTGAAGTTGTACGGAGACTTGAACACTAATCTCAAAACTAATCTAAAACCAAATTTAACCCTTAATTTACGGGATGATAGAATAAAAGCAGTGATTGCGGTTAACCCTTTAATCAGTTCTATATTTGGAGAGGATGGATTAAATGAAATTGCCACTCCAGTTATGTTAATTAGCAGCAGTCAAGACGCTGTCTCACCAGCGTTATATGAGCAAATTCTTCCTTTTTCCTGGTTAAATAAGGTTAATAAATTTCTGGTTATGCTGGTAGGTGGAACTCATTTTTCTAGCATTGGCAATAGTGAACCAGGAAGTGAGCAAATACTATTACCACGAGAATTAACCGGAGACACGGATCAGGCCCATACCTATATCAATACTTTAAGTTTGCCTTTCTTCCAAAGCTATGTATGGGGGAGACCACAATATCTACCCTACCTCAATGCTGCTTATGCTCAAAAGATTTCTCGTCAGTCCTTGGGTTTAACTCTGATTCGGTTTTTAAAAACTCCCCAGTTATTACCTGTATTCAAGGAGTAA
- a CDS encoding class I SAM-dependent methyltransferase, translating to MTIAIKPDLTSNLVNKVLSIKPLFDFAKHQAREMMIKRAQKIGVNWHQEVEKLQARDWSNDLAQVQDPQLTYPDYYLTSFHAYETGNMSWQAAFEVESAAYAVHAKVWPDFLPDGDAKLRQSYHHILKTLIPDTPKDILDLGCSVGMSTFALQAIYPQSQITGLDLSPYFLAVANYRSQKSPQYQNSINWLHAAAESTGMPDNSYDLVSIFLMCHELPQSATQKIFVEARRVLRPGGHLTIMDMNPQSEIYKKMPTYVFTLLKSTEPYLDDYFTLDMEKSLIDAGFETPTMTSNSPRHRTVIAQVIK from the coding sequence ATGACTATTGCTATCAAACCCGATTTAACTTCAAACTTGGTCAACAAGGTACTTTCCATTAAGCCCTTATTTGATTTTGCTAAACACCAAGCAAGAGAAATGATGATTAAACGGGCCCAAAAAATAGGTGTAAATTGGCATCAAGAAGTGGAAAAGTTGCAAGCACGAGACTGGAGCAATGATCTGGCCCAAGTGCAAGATCCTCAACTTACCTATCCAGACTACTATCTTACCTCATTTCACGCATACGAAACGGGTAATATGAGTTGGCAAGCTGCTTTTGAGGTAGAATCTGCTGCTTATGCAGTTCATGCAAAGGTTTGGCCAGATTTTCTTCCTGACGGAGATGCCAAACTTAGACAAAGCTACCACCATATCCTGAAAACCTTGATCCCCGACACACCAAAGGATATTTTAGACCTAGGTTGCAGTGTGGGAATGAGTACCTTTGCTTTACAAGCAATTTATCCCCAAAGCCAAATTACGGGTTTGGACTTATCTCCCTATTTTTTAGCTGTTGCTAATTATCGTTCTCAAAAAAGTCCTCAATATCAAAATTCCATTAATTGGCTTCATGCAGCAGCGGAGTCTACAGGAATGCCAGATAATTCCTATGATCTGGTTTCTATTTTTCTAATGTGTCATGAATTACCCCAGTCTGCTACTCAAAAGATCTTTGTGGAAGCAAGACGGGTTTTACGTCCAGGTGGTCATTTGACCATTATGGACATGAATCCCCAATCAGAGATTTACAAAAAAATGCCCACTTATGTTTTTACCTTGCTAAAAAGTACAGAACCCTATTTAGATGATTACTTTACCCTAGATATGGAAAAATCATTGATAGATGCTGGTTTTGAAACTCCAACTATGACTAGCAATAGTCCTAGGCACAGAACTGTTATTGCTCAAGTAATCAAGTAA
- a CDS encoding DUF3352 domain-containing protein, protein MAKSKSKFLIPAVGATIVVAGSIATYMYLNYFRSDSPLESAKLIPSNSLMVTYFNTDPQLWSKLGKFGTSQARQIVTQRLQSVNQSIFENNISYEKDIQPWISGVTLAVLPSNSNGNLSPSAPNLLVVGIKDKFGALNFANKLRQQKTLKTEESNYKGEKIISSNNKGKSSYLCLLNNTYILLSDQRETVEKAIDTFKGEPSFANGEGSKSILAQTVDLQNSLSQIYVPDYSRMIKELSASNPTAGPLQPQVLEQIKRVKSLVAKVGVDDWGLRFKAVVNLDPKLNKLEYQSSSSKILELVPGDTIGLVTGKNINRTWLTFLDQSKNDPQIWQGIQQVKQQFQNNANIDLNKDIFSWMDGEFAWSAVKSNQGLLANTGFGIAMVFDTSDRPTAETTLKKLDDLARKQSFIVAQRNINNKNITEWGVPGGGILFTHGWSDQDTVFMAVGGPVGEKLAENKGQTIDKSNNFKSVISSLGKPNGGYFYLDMDKTIPLINSISGQPLPPDANAILSSIRGFGMTFHNPNKSTTQLEMLLGLKPSR, encoded by the coding sequence ATGGCTAAGAGTAAATCCAAGTTCCTAATTCCCGCTGTTGGCGCTACCATAGTGGTTGCAGGGAGCATAGCTACCTATATGTATCTAAATTATTTTAGAAGTGACAGTCCGTTAGAGAGTGCTAAATTAATTCCTAGCAACTCTTTAATGGTAACCTATTTCAATACAGACCCACAACTGTGGAGTAAACTGGGTAAATTTGGTACTTCCCAAGCACGACAAATAGTAACTCAACGGTTGCAGTCCGTTAATCAAAGTATATTTGAAAACAATATTTCCTATGAAAAGGATATCCAACCCTGGATTAGTGGTGTCACCCTTGCTGTATTACCATCAAACTCCAATGGGAATTTATCTCCCTCAGCACCCAACCTACTAGTAGTTGGCATTAAGGATAAGTTTGGTGCCCTAAATTTTGCTAACAAATTAAGACAGCAAAAGACTCTCAAAACTGAGGAGTCCAACTACAAGGGGGAGAAAATTATTTCTAGTAATAACAAGGGTAAGTCTAGTTATCTTTGTTTGTTAAATAATACATATATACTATTATCTGATCAAAGGGAAACTGTAGAAAAAGCCATTGATACTTTTAAAGGTGAACCTTCCTTTGCAAATGGGGAAGGAAGTAAAAGCATTCTTGCTCAAACAGTAGACTTACAAAATAGTCTAAGTCAAATATACGTACCTGATTATAGTAGGATGATTAAGGAATTAAGTGCGTCAAATCCGACTGCAGGACCATTACAACCACAAGTTTTAGAACAAATTAAGCGAGTAAAATCACTAGTAGCCAAGGTTGGGGTTGATGATTGGGGACTAAGATTTAAAGCAGTGGTAAATTTAGATCCTAAACTGAATAAGTTAGAGTATCAAAGCAGTTCTTCCAAGATACTGGAATTGGTTCCTGGAGACACTATTGGTTTGGTCACCGGGAAAAACATTAATCGCACCTGGCTAACTTTCTTAGACCAATCAAAAAATGATCCTCAAATTTGGCAAGGGATTCAACAAGTAAAACAACAATTCCAAAACAACGCTAATATTGATCTCAATAAAGACATATTTAGCTGGATGGACGGAGAGTTTGCTTGGAGCGCAGTCAAGTCAAATCAAGGACTATTAGCTAATACAGGGTTTGGCATAGCAATGGTTTTTGATACGAGCGATCGCCCGACAGCGGAAACAACCTTAAAGAAACTAGATGACTTAGCCAGAAAACAGTCATTCATAGTAGCACAAAGAAACATTAACAATAAAAACATTACGGAGTGGGGGGTTCCGGGGGGAGGAATTTTATTTACCCATGGTTGGTCAGACCAAGATACCGTATTTATGGCCGTTGGGGGTCCAGTGGGGGAGAAGCTGGCTGAAAATAAGGGACAAACCATTGACAAAAGCAACAATTTTAAGTCTGTAATTAGTTCCCTAGGAAAACCCAACGGTGGTTATTTCTATCTGGATATGGACAAAACCATCCCCCTAATCAATAGTATATCAGGTCAACCCTTACCACCAGATGCAAACGCGATTTTATCTTCAATTCGCGGTTTTGGGATGACCTTTCACAACCCCAATAAGTCCACCACTCAACTGGAAATGTTATTGGGATTGAAACCCAGTAGGTAG